In one Flavobacteriales bacterium genomic region, the following are encoded:
- a CDS encoding SAM-dependent chlorinase/fluorinase produces MAIITLTTDLGTRDHYVAVVKGALLQQAPEATIVDITHEITPFHTAMAAYVARNAFPAFPAGSIHILGVNPEADRFTAHVVARHQGHYFIGADNGILPLMFEGMPEAAFEITMKLDDDHAAFPTRSVFTKAAAHLARGGTPETIGRPLKALRELHNLKPSVTPDAIVGRVVHVDRYGNVMTNVQRSLFEELHGGRPFRIHFGHSDDDLTRIHATYSDVPNGVSLAFFNASGHLEIAVNKGVEGGGGGGGGAARLLGLRENDAVRIEFGTRR; encoded by the coding sequence ATGGCCATCATCACCCTCACCACCGACCTGGGCACGCGCGACCATTATGTGGCCGTGGTGAAGGGCGCGCTGCTGCAGCAGGCCCCGGAGGCCACCATCGTGGACATCACCCACGAGATCACGCCCTTCCACACGGCGATGGCGGCCTATGTGGCGCGCAACGCGTTCCCGGCCTTCCCGGCGGGCAGCATCCACATCCTCGGCGTGAATCCGGAGGCGGACCGCTTCACGGCGCACGTGGTGGCGCGGCACCAGGGCCATTACTTCATCGGCGCGGACAACGGCATCCTGCCGCTGATGTTCGAGGGCATGCCGGAAGCGGCCTTCGAGATCACCATGAAGCTCGATGACGACCACGCGGCCTTCCCCACCCGGAGCGTGTTCACCAAGGCCGCGGCCCACTTGGCGCGGGGCGGCACCCCTGAGACCATCGGCCGGCCCCTGAAGGCGCTGCGCGAGCTGCACAACCTGAAGCCCTCGGTGACCCCCGATGCCATCGTGGGCCGCGTGGTGCATGTGGACCGGTACGGGAACGTGATGACCAATGTGCAGCGGTCGCTCTTCGAGGAGCTGCACGGCGGGCGCCCCTTCCGCATCCACTTCGGGCATTCGGATGACGACCTGACGCGCATCCACGCCACCTACAGCGACGTGCCCAACGGGGTTTCGCTCGCCTTCTTCAATGCGAGCGGCCACCTGGAGATCGCCGTGAACAAGGGCGTGGAGGGCGGCGGCGGCGGCGGGGGCGGCGCCGCACGCCTGCTGGGCCTGCGCGAGAACGATGCCGTGCGCATCGAGTTCGGCACGCG